The window CCTTCTGCCTACCCACAATTGTAGTCGGCACTGTCCCGGTATCGCTCGTTTGATCTCCCCCTTGCCAGTTCCAATTTGCACTTCCGACTCCCACTTGGAGTCCAAAACTCTGCGTCGAGCTACACGCGTTTGTATGGCCGAATAGGTTGACCTTTTTGGTGGGGATTTCGTGGCGCCATTGTCTATATGCCGCATAACGGTCATGTGAGGCCTTGAGATCCTCTGGATTTAATTCGTCGTACATTGAGCCTTCAGAGTATTCTCTGGCATTGACCGAAGGGTTCTTGGGAGGGGGAAGGGGTGTCGATACTTGAACTGGTGCTTGGGGGACTGCCTGTGTAGTTATGCTATATGACATGCTTGATAAAAGTAGccaaaagaagagaaaaaatTAGGTGGGCGGCGAGATGGCTATGTAGTATTAGATATAGACCATGTACCATCACCAAGACTTGCCACAGGAACAACAAGAGACAACGCCGcaggaaggagatgaaaGAAGCCTGCTCTGCTTCTCTCGATTGGAAGCTAGATGGGGCGTCAGTCTGTACCATGGACATCGGCAGCTATCCTCATGGCCGGGAAGAGCAATGCGATTATTGGCGCGGACTCACAATACAAAAGGGTTTATTCCGTTGGACCACAAGTAGTTCGTGTAAGCTCTTTGGTTTGACTAACTCTTCACTTAGTACACTCGATTGACGAGTAGATGAAGAGAACACGAGTTCGAAATAGGGACTGGAGACTGCAATTCACGTTGTTGCGGATACAGCGTGTTATACGGCGTGTTACATGTATTGTGTTGGCACATCGCTGTAAAAGAGTGCTGATCGGACCTTGAGATTCCAACAACAAGCGATGGGGTCATATTAGGTCTCAATCCTCAATCACAGAGTAAACGATGGTCTTCCATATCGCTGGATTCATAACGAGTTGGCGAGACTTGTCATTGTACATGCCTCCAGCACAAAACGCCTCTAGACATAGGATTTGGCGATTAGAAAAGCGCTTTTGATGAGATGTTTTACTGTTGAGATCCGGCTTTTGTTCCGTTCAGGTACCGGGCCTAATCGGAGATCGTATGTCCGTGCACATCATTCCAAAGGACCTTCGCGTCTTCAGTATTTAATAGAATGTTTGACAATCCAAGCCGCCCCAGAACGAGTCAACAGCTGTATAGGTTATAAAAGATAGCGAACGAGGAATAAGCCATGTACAATTTCAGCATGCAGGTCGAAATTTACCGTGTCAGACTTACGCATCCACCCAGACCCACGTCGAAGCACATCCGCCCCATAGCCCAAGCACTTTACCCTTCAGCTCAACTCTCTCTAATGCGTCTCTGTCCCTTTCATCTCCCATCGCCAGATTACCATGTTCATTCCATCCTCCAGCAAAAAGTATTTCTTCCTGTCCGCCTGCCCTAGCAAGGACAAGTAGATGTTCCGTCCCCGCAACTATCTTCTCCACCTGCCTTCCCTCTGGTATATTGACTTTACCTCTCTCTGAACTTGCTTTACCCCGCAGAAGCTGCGAGTGTGTGTTAGAACCTTGCGAGTAGATACCGTCGGATGTAAGAAAGTAGGATCCTCCCCATGTTGCTGCAATAGCCCTGACGTTTTCCAACTCGTGCACGCCTGTGATCTGACCTTTGAGGTTACTGCCCCAACCAAGGACTGAGCCGTCAGAAAGGAGGGCGATGGTGTGTGATGCTCCGAGAGCGATATTAACAACGCTTTGGCCCCGCTGGAGGGGAACATCGATGAGTGTAGGGGGTGATGTGAGTGGGTGAGGATTCGCTTTGCTTTTACCTTTTGCCTTGTTAGACGGCCCGGCAGCGGTTACACCGGATAAAGTTGCAGCACTCAGTTCCCCCTTTCTTGATGCTCCCCATCCCATAACCCTTTGACATTCTAAGCCCGTAATTACCATGATTACATGTCTCTGTCCGCCTTTAATCATCTGCACCTTCTCTCCAGGTTTCAGCCCTACATCAACCAGCGTCGGTTTTTGTGACGCCTGCGAAACCGGAATAGGAGATGGTGTGCCGGACAGCATAACAGGTGTCGAAGACCCCAGTTCTCCAAAGTCATTTGAACCGCATGATATGATGACTTGTCGAGCCAAGCTTTCCTTCGGAGTTTCACTAGTTCCGCCATCTGATAACGTCTCTTGTACCCGCTGGTAGACCACAAAACTCGTCGTCCATGTCGCAGCAATTTTCACAGGTTCCCATCTACCTTCCAAACCATACGCCCGAGATAGATCAAGTAATTTCCACTGTCCTTCGGGACGCACATCATCCCAAAGCGAACACCGAGGACCTAACTGTCCTAAAGTATTCGTCCCAGCACCCAGCAAGATATTTCTACACTCTTTGCCTTGACCGTCATCCGAATAGCTAGAGTTGGGTgatgagagaagaagaagagagtgTGCAGAAGCAGAGACGACTTCAAGTATTCTAGCTGGCGGAAAGATCGGTGGGAGCGAATGGTGGTAGATGGTGGGGGTGAGTACAGAGACGTCGTTGGGATGGTTGATCGCGAGATGAGAAGCTGCGTTTGAACCGCAAGACAGAAGTGTCGGCGGCATTATATCCTCTCCGTCTGCTTTTTGAATCATGGTGCACCAGAGGCAAGATATTAATGATATAGATCAGAAGGGTCGGTCTGCTGCTAAGACGGACCATGTGCGGAATACCGCTCAACGCGCACGGATCGGGACAACTTATCTATTTTGCAGACTTTTGGTGCCTCGATTGTGCCTGGCAACTGAAATGATCTCTCGCCTGCTTGTCACTGTCATTTTCTGTTAATTATCTCACATAGTCTAGGCTCGACACAAGCCCCTCGACGGACATCGACCGGCGTTGAACGTATAATCCTCTAAATACGATTTTCAAGGACTCAAATGGACATACCATTCTAAGCAGAAAGCCCAATGGCACCTCATTACTTTGGTAGATTGGCCGCGCACTATTACTATTTGGAATGATAGTGAAACCGCAACCTAACAGCGCTCGGTTTGGTGTAGAGAGCAGAGTGTTGCCCCCCAGATGTCTTAGGTGGATCAATACTCTGCAATATTCGACCACCAGATTTATGAGAATGTTGCTTGGTTTAAGCAGCTGCAAGAAAAGTTGTCCGACGGATCTTATGGATCCTCCTCCGGTTTCACCCTCTCGGGAGTGAGCCTCCGGATGACCTAGTTGGATTTAGGTAGCTCTACATTTAAGCACGTTACtgaggatgatgattgATGATATGATATCAGGCAAATCAGGACTGCAGCACCTGTTCAGTCAAAGTAGAACCGAGGAAAGGGTTCATTGTTGATGTTTGGTATAGTACCCAGATATTGTCATATAACACTGTATGCATCTACAATGAATGGAAAATTAAATGCCCGAATTATGTATAAGCGGCAGCTCCGCGGCGTGCAAAATACATGCATTTGAATGGAAGACAACCACAACTCGAGTCTTTCAGTCACTCTCATCGCCGCTTCCGTATCCTCCAAGCAATGACATCCCGACTTGCTTTGTCGGTACTTTTCTAgccttctccctctcctcttcagcCTGTTTCTTCACCATTTCAGCGTAAAATTTGATGTTATCCAAAGCGTCCGCATTAAAAAATCCCCCTTcactttttcctttttttgCTGGTCTgttctcctcctcctcctcttcatcttcttcagGTTTTGATGCTTCGATATGGTAGAAATCCTCAACATCACCGTCTTCGAGGGCTCGAACAGCTTGAGTGGCCTCGACTAAATCTTCGTCGAGCATGCCGGCGATCGCCTTTTGTCCAATTTCTTCAATACGTTTTTCCTCGgcaatcttctctcctgGGTTGGGATCTTCAGTAGCCCACCTAAAAAAGCGTTGAAGTGTCAGTCAAGTCTAGGAGTTGTGGAAATACAAAGGGGCTTACCGAACGTTCAAGATTTCGTCGCCGTCCATACTTTGATTGGCCATAGCCTCCTTGGCAAAGCTCGCTTGGTGATCAGTCTCGTATGTCACAAAAGCGACGCCACGTCCAAACAAAATGTTATCTGCGTACGTTAATTTAGAAGTGGAACCTAGCGATTAAGACACTTACGTTTGACGATCTTACCCCACTCTCCAAAATGACGCAATAAAGTCTCCGTCATCTGCTTCTTATCCGGGCTTTCTTGGATCTTGCCAATATACAATGTTCGGTTTTGACGGTTGAAAGACCCAACACCACCCATGTCATCTCGGTAATCGGCGTGCTTCTCCCGTCCGAAACAGTCTCTGGAGTTGTCCGGTAATTGATCTGGAAAGCTCGTGCTCAGATATTTGCAAACAATGAGTGTCAAAGATGACTTACGGCTCGGTAATGGTAAACGGTGAAGATACTGGCATTCGTATCTGCAGTCAAGGTGAGCTACGATTGAGTTGAAGTTGAAATATCGGAATGTATTGTACTCACCCGTAAGGACAACATCCACGAGCAAAGAACAAACAGCAGTACTTGTTACCTGTAGCGTCTGCTCTTGTGTAGCCTGCATCTCGGGAGATGATACATCGGGTTTGAGAGTGTACTTTGCTATCATGGAAAGACGTTCAGCTTCGGAGAAATGTTGCCTGATGATAAACGCACCTAGCTAAAGCATCCTCTCTGTCTCCTCCCGCCCATTTGTTATACCAGATGTCTGGATAAAAAGTCAGCAAAAAGGTCCCCGACGAACAAAAATTGACCCACTGTACTCTCGTCCCGCCTGATAACCTTGGCTCTTGTCCACCTCGTCCGACGCCACTTGCTTTCGAGCGGGCTTCAGCTTCCTCTTTGGTGCTACAGCATTGTCTGCGGACATAGCGGAATGGATGTATGTTTTCAACGAGGATATATAGAGACGTGACATCGACTTTAGGCATAAACATCTTGACGTTCCTTCACTGTTCGTGCGAGACATCTATTACATAATCTCCTCCACCTGGCTATTACATAAGCGTTTGAATGAATGGTTCGTCATTGTCCGTTACCTCTTTCATTTCCTTATTTTTCAGGCTATATTCATAATACTCCAGTTTCTTTCGGTATAGCCATCAAAACCAGGGGGTCAAAAATGGAGCAGGCGACTGATCTCGAAGATTCGGTCTTTGTAGAGCTCCTCAATACTGCCGTCAATCCTTCTTTTGTCGATGCGATACCGTCAGACCAGCTCGCCGCATCATTAGGGATCGATGGCCCTTTGAACAGAGAGCAAGCCTTGGAATTATTGGAAAATGAAATTCTGGCTCCTGCACATAAATTCCAAGGGCACGAACTTGGATACTGGCAAGTGTAAGTAACAATCTGTCAATTCATTCAATAAGCGTTGCGTCCGACTGACAGTCATCAATAGGCAACCACCCATCAGTCTTCCTACGCCGCACTTGACCCTTTCTCCTCTGTATCAGACGCACACGGTAGCTCCGTCGTTCCGAGGTATCAATGGGGAGTTCACGCATTGGCGAGAAGCTCTTGCTCCTAAACCCCCAGCCCATCCCACCTTGTCTTCATCTACGACCAGAGCCCCTGGTTCTCTGCAGAATTTCGTCAGAGGAAAGGGATCATATGCTCCTTTCCTTCCTGGTGGTTTGGAGTCTGCCGCCAAATTGGAAGAAtatgaggatgaagacgaagatgaagatgaagatgaagatggagaagtAGGGTGGAAAACAAGGGCACCTGGAATGAAAAGAGGTGCCAAGCTCGATGGAGGTTAGGTAATTCTTCTCAAGACGGAATGCCACTGCTGACGTTCCTGAAGCGGATGATTTCCTTGCTGAAATGCTGGGCCAGCAGTCAATAACTGCAAAGGCCAAGAGACGTCGACGGGATGGCGAATTTGCTTCACCTCAGTTGACTGTCTCAAGACTAGGTGATaaggatgaagatgttGACGGAATCGATCTCAAGCCTGCTCATCCTTCAGATAAGGACATCGATGATTTATTACCAATAGGAGTGAGTATTTACATATAATTTAAAGCACAGATCCTGATATGTTCCTTTAGCGCCTTCCTgctcctccatcttctaAGAAACAGTTTAAGGCCGTTGCAAAGAAGGATTGGGCCCATGTTGTGGATGTAAATCAAAAACTGGATAATGTAAGTTACAAATGGCATTGCGTTATACTCATCATCGTGCAGTTCAGTGAACTGGTACCTGAAATGGCAAAAGAGGTTAGTTTTTCATCGTTACTGATTCAAAGTTATGCATCTGACATACATCTAGTATCCTTTCGAACTCGATAACTTCCAAAAAGAAGCTGTTTACAGACTCGAACTGGGAGACAGTGTTTTCGTTGCTGCCCATACATCTGCAGGTAAAACGGTCGTTGCTGAATATGCTATTGCCCTTGCAGCGAAACATATGACCAAGTGCGTCTATCAGTAACTTTCTCTCCGTTATTGTCATTAATTCTCGTCATCAGGGCCATTTATACTTCTCCCATCAAAGCTCTTTCGAATCAAAAATTTCGAGACTTCAAAACCACGTTTGAGCCCTCAACTGTTGGTATCCTGACGGGTGATGTCCAAATCAATGCCGAAGGAAGCTGTCTGATTGTGAGTGTATTTGATTGTCACCTGATTTTGCTTACATTATGACTTGCAGATGACAACGGAGATCTTGAGAAGCATGTTGTACAAAGGTGCTGACCTTATCCGAGATGTTGAGTTTGTCATCTTCGATGAGGTCCATTACGTCAATGATGCCGAGGTGAGTAATTTTCTTTCATTAACATCCCTCTATCTGACAAAATTTTAGCGAGGTGTAGTTTGGGAAGAGGTTATTATAATGCTTCCAGAACACGTCAACATCATCTTGCTTTCCGCCACTGTACCGAACACCAAGGAGTTTGCAGACTGGGTTGGGTGAGCATCCCAGCTTGATCCTTTTCACACTTGTTAACAACATGTAGGCGAaccaagaagaaggacaTCTATGTCATCTCTACTCCTATGCGACCTGTCCCCCTAGAACACTTCCTCTGGGCCGGCCGAGAAACCCACAAAATCGTCAGCTCGCAATCTAAGTTTCTTATGGAAGGATATTCCTCAGCTAGCGATGCTCTTCGGCGAAAACAGGATAAAGAAAGAGAAGCCAATGGCTTGCCACCTCTACAACGTACTGGCGGTCGAGGAGGAGCGCCAGTTAAATCGAAGGATCTGCCAACCGGGAAGAATGCACCCTTTACCCGTGTTGGAGCTGGCAGGAACCACACCAATCGTGGAGGTGGTAATGGCCCACCACAAGCTGCTTTCGGCGGTGGAAGAGGCGGACGTGGAGGCAGTCGAGGCGGGTTTGGGGGTAGTTCGCGTCCTTCTCACGTGCTCGATCAAAATATTTGGACTCATCTCATCAGCTACCTCAAGAAGAACACCCTCTTACCGGTCGTCAACTTTGTGTTTAGCAAGAAGAGATGTGAGGAGTATGCGCAAACGTTAAGCCTAGATCTTTGTACCGCgaaagagaagagtgaAGTGCATATTACTTGGGAAAGGGCATTGACGCGGCTGAAGGGTATGTCCTCTGCTTCTATTGACTGGAACTGGGCTGACTTTTGTATGCAGGTGAGGATAAAAACCTTCCTCAGATTTTGCGTATGCGAGAACTACTGGGCCGAGGTATCGGTGTTCACCACGGTGGTCTTTTGCCGTTGGTGAAAGGTACTTGCACTTTCTTTTCTCaaccatcttcttcatgaTGCTGACTGACTTTACAGAGGTCGTCGAAATCTTGTTCGCTCGAGGCCTTGTAAAGGTCCTCTTTGCCACCGAAACCTTTGCCATGGTAAGCTCATTTATCTCTTCCCCAAAGGCTTTGCTCATGTTTCTGTCAGGGTGTTAATATGCCCGCAAAATCGGTCGTGTTCTCTGGCATTCGTAAACATGATGGCACTTCTTTCCGCAACCTTCTTCCTGGAGAGTACACTCAAATGGCTGGTCGAGCCGGTCGTCGTGGTCTCGATACCACGGGAACTGTCATTATTCTCAGCGGCGATGAGCTTCCTAGTGTCGAAGAGTTAAATGAGATGATGCTTGGTGTGCCCAACAGGCTCTCATCGCAGTTCAGATTGACTTATAACATGATTTTGAACTTGCTGAGAGTAGAGGCGCTCaaggtggaggagatgatTAAGAGAAGTTTCTCAGAAAACGCGACGCAAAAGATGGCGCCAGAGCAGCAGAGGGTCATCGCTCAGGTGAGCACCTTTCTTTCCATGTGCTTCTGGAGGCGCTGACCAACTGGCTGCGAACAGACGGAGAAAGAACTCGCAAAGCTTCCCAAGCTTGAGTGTAATGTTTGCAATGCCGATATCGATGCTTTCTATAACCTCTCAACTGAAGCTTCACGACTCAACGCGCAGTTCCTCAAGAGAGCTTCTTGGTCCAATCAATCTGGGAAGCTGTTTGTCCCAGGCAGAGTGGTGGTTTTACGCAATGCTGTGGGCATACCTTTGGACTAAAACACTTTTTAAAAGCTCATCACTTGTTTGCAGCATTCCCCTGGCAATCTTGCTGTAATCTTGGGTAATCATCCTAACCTTGGGCCTGACGGCCAGCGGCCCGATGTAAAGGCGTTTAGAGCCCTTGTGCTTGTAACACCGGGGCAGAAGTCCGGCAAAGAAGGTGAGCGGCTTGCCTTGGTGATTTATAACTTGTACTAATGTTTGCTAGATCTTTCGGTAGAAGAATTAACTCCTCGTTGGCCGCCTATCCTCCCGAAAGGATCATTCCCCAACCCCACTGCCGAACGGACAGTGGTCGACACTTCCTCTATCTCCTTCGTGATTAATCATATCTTGAAGGCAAGTCGTATTGAAACCAAGTATCATCGTTATAATATCCTGACTAATTCAATAATCACAGTACGACTTCTATCGCTTGAATAGTAGAGAATCTCCTTCCGATATTCAGCAAGCTTTAAATGACCTCAGCAAACTTCATGAGGAGCTTTCAGTCCTGCCTGAACTGCCTGAGGCCGACTGGTCAAGATTGAGAGACATCGATATTCAGTCGTTGCTTAAGGAAAGGACAAATGCGGCCGGCAGGCTATCGAAACTGGGCTGCCAGCTGTGTGAGAACTTTGCGGATCATGTGAGCTCTTGCTTCCGCTCATTGCGAATTACGAATTAACCTTTTGAATTAGTATGCCACTCTACATGAGCGAAAGCAGGTGGAGCAGCGTATTCAAAAACTCAAACTCCAACTCTCGGATCAAAACCTTGAACTGCTTCCTGACTATGAGTCTCGGGTCGAAGTTCTCAAACGGCTCTCTTTCATCGACGAAAACGCCACAGTCCTTCTCAAGGGACGCGTGGCTTGTGAGATCAACTCTGCACCCGAGCTCATTCTTACGGAACTCATTCTTGAAAATATTCTCGCCGATTACACACCCGAAGAGGTTGttgctcttctttcaaTCTTCGTGTTCGTGGAGAAGACGGAGTCTCAACCCATAATCCCAACCAAACTGCAGGATGGTCTAGACGTCATTTACAACATTGCAGAGCAGGTCGAAATGGAGCAGGCCTCCTGTCAAGTTCAACACGATGAGTTTGCCACCAAGTATAAACCTGGTCTGGTGGAAGTTGTTTATGAATGGGCAAGAGGAATGGTGGGTACTTGTGCTGATGGGCTTATAATAACTTATTAACGGAATATCAAATCAGCCTTTCAACGAGATCACCAACTTAACGGATGTACCGGAAGGAACAATTGTGCGCGTAATTACGAGACTGGACGAGACTTGTAGAGAAGTTAGAGACGCGGCGAGAGTTATCGGCGACGCCGATCTGTtcaagaagatggaggaagcGCAGAGTTTGATTCGAAGAGATAGTGAGTCATTGCGTTTGAGCCTTGAATGTAACTGACGGTTTATTCTTCCATAGTTGTTTTTGCTGCCAGTTTGGTAAGTTTCAATCACCAGTGACAACATAGCAGGGCAACTGATCAATCTCCGTAGTATCTCTAAGTGCTGCACATTCATATTCATACCATTATTGTAGTATGCAAGCAACTCAAAGCTTCATTTATCACTGCAATTTATAGATATATAGATCGTCCGTTAGCAATCAATCCTAATCCATAAAAGCCTGGCGAAAGCGTATGTGCTACTTTTACTGGGATTTTGGCCGTCTGTCATTCTCCTTCGTTTCTTGTAATTAAAGGAGCTTGAAGTGATGATGCTGTGTGAGAACAGGCGAGCTCAGTGAACGATAACAAGCGCTGGGCGTACAACGAAAGGTAAAAACAGTAGCAGATTGATAAGCTGAATGATGAAGACCTGCTTTATCGAGCGACGAGATCTCGGAGAAGTCTTATATGCTAATACTCGAAAGGTTAACCTATTTTTAGGAACACTTAATATTTACGGGCCAACTTAGTACGAATACGGGGTGGTGCAGTTCATCCCGCTGACTTCTTCTTTGGACTAATTCCAGCCATTTGCGTTGACTGACGGAGCCTTCGACGCGCTGTACCATCATGTATGGCAAAATGCGGAGATTGATTACAAATCCGCCCACTCGAATTTCCCACGGTCTTCACAATGAAGGAGTCCACTCTCTCGCCACTTGAAAATTTCCCGGAAACGCCGAGGATTTTACCTTTTTTTCATAACAGTGCCTACGACGACGAAAGAGGTGGCGACGACGACAACGACCAGACTGATAGCATCGACGCAACCACAGGCAGTGAGAACCACATTTCAAACATCCGAGACGCCCGCCAGAGCGGCCCATCTTTTCCCCCAAGTCGAAAGCTGCATCCGGAAAGGCTGCTTGTAGCGCCACACACGGGTTTTCTCGGGATCAGCATCGTGATTAGACATCCGCATCCCACCACATCTTGAAAACACCGTATTCCCGTTATCGTTGCCCATCTCAACGCCTCAAACGCGTACATCACTAACGCCGAGCACATCCTCCTACACACGGACCTCGCACCTCCACCGCGAGCGACCACCCCGGTTACACATACAAACTATGGACCCCCAACAACAAGCCGACAACGACGCCCTGGCCTCTGCCGTGGCTGCTTCCGCCCACCAACTCGGGTTAGGTCCTCTTCACGGCCACGAACACCCGGATGACGGCCACCACCAGCCTCACCACTTCCACCATGCCCTCCAGCAGCCCGACTTTAGCCAGGGTCACCATCACAAAGACGGAGAGGGCCATCATGACCAAGGGATGGATGTGCATGCGCTTGATATCCCGACAGTTGATGAGGGTCACCACCATGTGATGGAGCATCACCAGTCTGAGCTGGATCTGGGTCTTGGAAGTATTGGTACCCCCGGTGAGATGCAGGGCTTTGACACGGGAGAAATGGACCAGACACCAGCAGAGGTATACTCTGGCAGACCACCTAGTATCCGAAAAGGTGAGTAATGCGCAGTAAGTCCTTGAGTACAATGCTGACGTATCCCCGATGCAGCTTGTGATTTGTGCCACGCTGCCAAACAAAAGTGCTCTGGCGACCGTCCCTCTTGTACTCGCTGTGCTGCAGGTGGTTGGCCATGCAACTACGCTCCCCGTCAACGCCGTCGTACCGTCCCCAAGGAACAGAAGCACCAGCAGCATCACGCTTCACAACATACCCATCATGGGCTTGAcatgcaccaccaccatgCCCATGCGATGCAGTTACAGTCTGGCGCAAAGAAACGCAAACTCGCTAGGGAAGCTTTGACTGGATTCGGATCAGAAGCTATCGATATGAAGATGGCGATGGGTATGGCTATGGACATGGGTCTGACtggggaggaagaaggagaggaaaTGCAAAACATGTCTGATGAGCAGATGGTGAGCTTGTTTCTAGTTGCCCGTAGTGCTTTGCTAATTCAAGATAGCTAGAATCTATTGCAATCGACGGTTATCTTTCCGACCTACCCCTGGCCTCTTTCGTCCACAACCTTCCATTCACCACTACTCCTGCTCAAGAACCTGTTTTCAACGCCGACGACTTCCCTTCCTCGTCAGATAACGCCTTTCCCAGTGCAGACATGGACCAACACACCACTTCCGCCCTCCGTGATGCCATTTTCTCTCTTAACGAGTCTGGTAATGGCGGACaagaaggtgaaggtgGAGGTGAGCATGGCGATGGTGAAGGAGGTGAAGAAGGTCAGATGGACCCGCATCTCGCGTTGCTTGATCTATCAAATATGAACAATGAAGCCGACGGCGAAGGTTCTGATCCTACTGCCGGTCTCAACCTCGGCGACTTTACCCACCCTCACACCCCTACCCAATCACAAGGATGCAACCACCGTCAACTCGTCCCTCATATCCTTGCACTCCTCACATCCCACACCCTTGACCCCAAGCCCGGATCCAACACCCCGCTAACCCTTGCCGTCTTTGCTCCTCTTGCTCGATCATTGCGATTATTCCATTCTCTCACTGCCTGCCAGACATGCATGTCGTCACCCCGAGAAACGCTACCTCAACTTGCCTTACTCTCACGTACCACCACCATTCTCACCTTCCCTTTCCCACCTATCAACTCTTCCTCAGTGGGCTCCTCAGCGCAGATTACCATCCACGGCGCTCGTATATCTGGTACTGGTCTTTCAGAGGCAATTGAACAACATGTCGTTGGCGTTGTTTGGGATTCATGGAGAGCAAGTGTAAGAGAGGTGTTTGCTGCGATGGATAAGAAAGCGCAGGAAGTTATCACTGCAAGCGGATTGGCTGCCGCTGCCGCAGGTAACCAAGAAGGAGGACCAGTACCACAAGTTAGCAGTTTGGAAAAGCAGAGAGCGGGTTTAGTGTTCCAGGCGGTATCGAGGTTGGTCACCGCAATGGATGAGGTTGAGGGGAATTAGGGGAAAAAGTCCACAAGGTGGCGGAAGTTATTGCAAGAAAGTGTATAAAGTAAATTATGGTTTCAAATAGTTATCGTAGGTTATAGTGTTGTGCTTAGGTTTTCCTCGTGCCCGATGTAGGAGATGCATTAGTACAGAGATCAAGTGTCATTACCACCACGCCTCATCCAGCATGCCTCAAGGCCAGATATCATTGTCATATCTCTTACAACTTATCCCAAAGGACCTCCCTCATTGTCGGCCTGTTTATGCCCATCAGTCATCGAACAAAGTGCATTACAGCTCCCATTTAAGGAACATAGATTCAACAAACCTTCATATGCCCTTCTTTATGGACTCAGCTGAGGACTGCTCCCGCCGTTACGATCACGATTTAAGCTGATTCTGCATTATAGGTCTTGAACGAAACCTTCTCCCGTGAAACGTGGTTTAAAATAGAGACCGATGGTTTCACGGTCTACAGATGAGACACCAACACTTCTCCAACAGGAAAGGAGTCCTCGACGTGGCGTTGAATGAAGGGTCCAATGATTAAAAATAAATATAAAAACAACGATAGGCTCATTGCATTACCTAGGACGTGGGAGTGCATAAAAGGGTATAAATTTATCAAGGTCTAGCTAATCACCGTAATCATTATCTACATCATAatcctctctcttcttcatggCAGGCGGCTTGCGCCGCTCCTCTTTCGCCGTCTGTCTCGAGGGTCTGCGTTCCTCTTCCTGTCTCCTCGTTGATTCAACGTTATCATTACGTCCAGAATCATCTTTGGCGGTCCTGGCTTTTGTCCTTTCTAC of the Cryptococcus gattii WM276 chromosome H, complete sequence genome contains:
- a CDS encoding Hypothetical protein (Similar to TIGR gene model, INSD accession AAW45371.1; CNI02730), yielding MPPTLLSCGSNAASHLAINHPNDVSVLTPTIYHHSLPPIFPPARILEVVSASAHSLLLLSSPNSSYSDDGQGKECRNILLGAGTNTLGQLGPRCSLWDDVRPEGQWKLLDLSRAYGLEGRWEPVKIAATWTTSFVVYQRVQETLSDGGTSETPKESLARQVIISCGSNDFGELGSSTPVMLSGTPSPIPVSQASQKPTLVDVGLKPGEKVQMIKGGQRHVIMVITGLECQRVMGWGASRKGELSAATLSGVTAAGPSNKAKGKSKANPHPLTSPPTLIDVPLQRGQSVVNIALGASHTIALLSDGSVLGWGSNLKGQITGVHELENVRAIAATWGGSYFLTSDGIYSQGSNTHSQLLRGKASSERGKVNIPEGRQVEKIVAGTEHLLVLARAGGQEEILFAGGWNEHGNLAMGDERDRDALERVELKGKVLGLWGGCASTWVWVDA
- a CDS encoding Nuclear mRNA splicing, via spliceosome-related protein, putative (Similar to TIGR gene model, INSD accession AAW45373.1) — protein: MSADNAVAPKRKLKPARKQVASDEVDKSQGYQAGREYNIWYNKWAGGDREDALASKVHSQTRCIISRDAGYTRADATGNKYCCLFFARGCCPYGYECQYLHRLPLPSHQLPDNSRDCFGREKHADYRDDMGGVGSFNRQNRTLYIGKIQESPDKKQMTETLLRHFGEWGKIVKHNILFGRGVAFVTYETDHQASFAKEAMANQSMDGDEILNVRWATEDPNPGEKIAEEKRIEEIGQKAIAGMLDEDLVEATQAVRALEDGDVEDFYHIEASKPEEDEEEEEENRPAKKGKSEGGFFNADALDNIKFYAEMVKKQAEEEREKARKVPTKQVGMSLLGGYGSGDESD
- a CDS encoding RNA helicase, putative; Ski2p (Similar to TIGR gene model, INSD accession AAW45375.1; involved in exosome mediated 3' to 5' mRNA degradation and translation inhibition of non-poly(A) mRNAs) gives rise to the protein MEQATDLEDSVFVELLNTAVNPSFVDAIPSDQLAASLGIDGPLNREQALELLENEILAPAHKFQGHELGYWQVQPPISLPTPHLTLSPLYQTHTVAPSFRGINGEFTHWREALAPKPPAHPTLSSSTTRAPGSLQNFVRGKGSYAPFLPGGLESAAKLEEYEDEDEDEDEDEDGEVGWKTRAPGMKRGAKLDGADDFLAEMLGQQSITAKAKRRRRDGEFASPQLTVSRLGDKDEDVDGIDLKPAHPSDKDIDDLLPIGRLPAPPSSKKQFKAVAKKDWAHVVDVNQKLDNFSELVPEMAKEYPFELDNFQKEAVYRLELGDSVFVAAHTSAGKTVVAEYAIALAAKHMTKAIYTSPIKALSNQKFRDFKTTFEPSTVGILTGDVQINAEGSCLIMTTEILRSMLYKGADLIRDVEFVIFDEVHYVNDAERGVVWEEVIIMLPEHVNIILLSATVPNTKEFADWVGRTKKKDIYVISTPMRPVPLEHFLWAGRETHKIVSSQSKFLMEGYSSASDALRRKQDKEREANGLPPLQRTGGRGGAPVKSKDLPTGKNAPFTRVGAGRNHTNRGGGNGPPQAAFGGGRGGRGGSRGGFGGSSRPSHVLDQNIWTHLISYLKKNTLLPVVNFVFSKKRCEEYAQTLSLDLCTAKEKSEVHITWERALTRLKGEDKNLPQILRMRELLGRGIGVHHGGLLPLVKEVVEILFARGLVKVLFATETFAMGVNMPAKSVVFSGIRKHDGTSFRNLLPGEYTQMAGRAGRRGLDTTGTVIILSGDELPSVEELNEMMLGVPNRLSSQFRLTYNMILNLLRVEALKVEEMIKRSFSENATQKMAPEQQRVIAQNSQSFPSLSHSPGNLAVILGNHPNLGPDGQRPDVKAFRALVLVTPGQKSGKEVVDTSSISFYDFYRLNSRESPSDIQQALNDLSKLHEELSVLPELPEADWSRLRDIDIQSLLKERTNAAGRLSKLGCQLCENFADHYATLHERKQVEQRIQKLKLQLSDQNLELLPDYESRVEVLKRLSFIDENATVLLKGRVACEINSAPELILTELILENILADYTPEEVVALLSIFVFVEKTESQPIIPTKLQDGLDVIYNIAEQVEMEQASCQVQHDEFATKYKPGLVEVVYEWARGMPFNEITNLTDVPEGTIVRVITRLDETCREVRDAARVIGDADLFKKMEEAQSLIRRDSESLRLSLECN